The window CCTTTTTTATAAAGTGTTATTTTCagttatttagatttttttatttgaatttgtaattgtaattttaaaactgctacataatttttctttattatcttCACCAAAAATCAAATGTCCACAAATGTTCTTCTTACCTAAAAAAATGTTGATCCATTTttccttctttagttttgcataggagctatgaagctaatgtagaCAGTGATGGAATCATGTAGCCACCAGTTTAGGTGATGAGTATCAATACATGCTCACATAACACGCCTCAAATCACATTGAGTCGTAACGGTGTAATGGAGTGTAAAATGGTCCAAGTAACTGATCCACAATTTAACATTAATCCTGCACCATTAAGGTCTTCACAAGGGTCATCAGGTAGGCAACTCCCTTTGTCAGTGTTTTGCTGAATTAAGCCCATGACACCTCTGAAAGACTTAACAGTGAGGTCTGGCCTCCCAGACTATTCCCCTACAAGCTCACTTCACAGAACTATGACTTACCCAAGTACAAAACTGTAGACCCACATTGGCCTCCCTGGTGACTAAGGCTGTACCTGGCCTACTGGCACCGTTAATGCATGCTCAGTGCCACCAGTTCCATGTGGATTACCATGATAACACTATACTAACAGCAAATGCACAAAACAGCTTATGTCTCCCACCACGCTACATCCTACATCCAACCTCTGCTCTTCTTATCCACAACCACTGACTAGCTTTGACAATTCAATGGCTGCCCtcaacacacaaataaaaaaaatcaaccagCAAAAATGTGGTGGACTTTGCTACAACGCTCTTAACACCTGTCTCTACTGATCTAGTATATATGCCTGTTACCCACTACCTTTCATCTCATTTCTCAACCTCTGGCTTTCGTTAGCAACCATATCTTCAAATGGGACTGTTAGCTCTATAAAATAATCCTAGAACAACACAATGTCCGGTCTCAGTGTAGTTACCACAACGCAATGTGGAAACCTGTAGCCTAGTGCCAACATCTCCCAACAGCTTCTTATTTCCTGCATCACCTCATTAAGCAATAAGTTTAACATAACACATTCTCAAGGACTAGACATCTTCAGTATATTCAACCATCGTATGTGCTATCTAGCCAAATATGAATCATGATGGCTTTTGTGGTTATTGGATATTTGTGGTTTTTGATTGATAAtgcttttcttttctcattctGCAGAACCCAACAATTGTGATGTTTACCACAGTGGCAGGGCTGACCGGCGTGGTCATCACCCTAGCACTCATCCTCATCATAACGTCCTCCATGGAGGTGATCCGCAGGTCCTACTTTGAGGTCTTCTGGTTCACCCATCACCTCTTCATTGTGTTCTTCATTGGTCTAGTACTGCATGGGATTGGGTGAGTGAGGACAGGAAATGAGGcactccaaaacacacacacactaaagtcTATGCCTGTGATTGAACTGGACGCCTTCTTCCTCATTAGTATTGTTCCACATAGGGAGGGACTGTTTAGTTTGCAGAGTACTGGTAGAAACACAAATGAATTTTAGCTTTTAACAAAGACTCGCAATGCATTTTGGTATTGGTACATTCACCTTGTctagtgcattgtgggagactGTAGCGCCCTCAAAAGCATGCTCAAATTCCACTTTTTGATTCGGACACTCAAGAGAAAAATGAACTTTGCACTCAATAATGCCCTAAAACGTAAAAACAGGGTGCCATTTTGGTCAAAATACATATTGCTAAGTTTCAGCTTCTGGATTTTGTAAAAAGTGTGAAAAGTACATGAGAAGTGAAACTATGACTCAACATGACCACATTACAGGATTATGCGCAACAtaatagtggtaataataattGGAGTGTGTCAACTATATATGcatgtgtttgcgtgtgtgttgtCTCTTGTCAGTCGCATTGTGCGAGGCCAGTCTTTTAAAAGTCTGGAGCAGCATAACCCTGAGATATGTCACAGTCAATTTAAGGAATGGGGCAAAGATTCCACCTGCCCTGAGCCGGAATTTGCTGGAAATCCACCAATGGTAAGCCCATCTTACCTTTCCACTAGCTCtaacatattaacatatacTCAAACAGACTCTGTGATATACTGTACATAGAAATACAGAGCATATGTCCAAAAGCTTACTGGATAGATAAACCCAATGGTTATAATGGCCCCTGTCAAGAAGTGGGATATTCATAATAGGCAGTAAGTAAAGTTTTTGGAGGCAGGAAAAATGGGTAAGCATTAGGATCTGAGCCGATTtcacaagagccaaattgtgaagGTTGGAAgactgggtcaaaacatctccaaaacattaggcaggtcttggACCATGGAAGGACAAGGCGTCAGGGTAATGGGTGCCCAAACCTAACATTGTATTGTAATATTGAATTCCATGCCTCAATCAGTCAGAACTGTTGTTATGGatgattggtgtatatatattttatatatcgTCTATAAAAAGTATTCCAATCTGAAGAACAATTTACGCATGTAGATGGTTCTTGGGGATGATGGTTCTTAGAACCACTAGAATGTTTTTTTGGACACACTGACTTTGATtggcaaaacaacaaaacatctGTATGTTTATAACATGCTGCACTGTATAAATCACATACAGTACTGAACAAACAACTTGCCTTTGTCATAACTAATAAGCAGTGATCTATGGATATCTACATGTGCGCCACTTGCAGATCTCTTCTTGTGGTTCACCTAGAATTACAAAGCAATGTTTTATTAGGTTAAATAAAGTGTGCTGCTGGGGTatttcaatgaaaaaaaaaaggcctgtaCAATACATTATGTGCATCAAGGTCTGCAAGTTCGTTCTACATGACTTGTAAAATGGCTCATTTTTTCTTCACAGACGTGGAAGTGGGTGGTTGGGCCGATGTTTCTGTACCTGTGTGAGAGGCTAGTGCGATTCTATCGCTCACAGCAAAAAGTGGTCATCACCAAGGTCAGTGGCCATGATGCAGTGCAAGAATTCCTACATCCACATCtatttttaattacttttaagGAAGATATCTGTTGGCTTTGAGGACAATATAGAGGTATTAACCAAGATCAAATAAAACATACTGTGAATCATTGACTTATTGATTGTCGTAGAGATGTCCATTTTGTTCTCCTAGGCCTCTGGTCAGTTTAGTGCAACAAATGTATGTGCATTCACAGATGCCTGCCATAGCATTATTTATACGTGATTAGTTTGATACAATTAGGATTTATGGAGCTACATGCTGTAGTACCATTACCATAAAGTCTTATCCACACTTCACCAGGTGGTAATGCACCCATCCAAAACCCTGGAGCTGCAGATGAAGAAAAAGGGCTTCAAGATGGAAGTGGGCCAGTACATCTCCATGcagtgtccatccatctctcagcTGGAGTGGCACCCCTTTACCCTGACCTCTGCCCCTGAGGAGGACCACTTCAGCGTCCACATCCGCATCGTTGGGGACTGGACACAGGCCCTCTACTCTGCATGTGGAGGGGACAAAAAAGGGGTGCAGGATGCCTGGGAGCTGCCCAAGTAAGAAAGCATTACCAACATAAGCAAAGTGTAAAGTTTTGCAAGAGAACTTAAAACATATTAGTGGCTGTGTCAGCTATCAAAGGTACTGGCCTTAAAGGCTCCAGCAGCTGATCAGTTCTCTCTGCCTTGAACCCCTAGATGCATCAGGGAGAGTATAATGCGACCAAATTAGGCCACTTAAAATACTATTACATTAGCACAGTTTAATGCAGAAAAGCGATTTACAGTCTTGACTTTAGGGGGTTAAAACAGTGACTAAACCTTGGAAAAGTAACATACATgatatggacaaacgtattgggacacctgctcattcattgttttgttcaaagtcaagggcattaaaaaatagtttgtcctgcttttgtgggTGTAACTGTCTTtagactagattttggaacattgctgtgaggacttgattacattcagtgacaGGAGTATTATTGAGGTCACCATGATTACAtgctcacctcatcccaaaagagcaaaatcattccagagagcacagctcaatgctggagggctttatattCCTCTAGACCAGACctgtcattaggcatggtgctaataggtttatgtttatctgctccagagagtcctattctattgacaacattcctctacagggcctagacaagcgtgtgtgtgcatttgcacatctgggtcaAGTAGCTGaactgaatgtatttattagaagaggtgtgcacaaacatttggacacattgtgtgCTTATGAGTATTCTGCATCAGGACATCACTGCTTTGGATTGCAAATGATTGAAGGATACACAAGACACTTTAAAGAGTTAAAGCACTTATATAGCATCTCagagaaaaaaacacttaaCTGATTAGGCCTTTAAATAACTGTGAAAAATAGGTGTGAGAACAGAGGCAGTGCTGTGAACTTGTCATTTGTGTGAAAGCTGTGCAAACATAGTGTTTCTCTTTTGGTATGCTGAAGAGGATTCCTAAAAGACAAAGGCTTTATTGGTATGCGGGTTTGATTTGACTGGCTGGGTCACATCTAGAGACATGAAAATCAATTCTAATTATGCAAATGCTAAAAGTGTGAATTTATCTACATCAGTTGGGATCCTTTACGgatttgtaaatgtatttttatttatagttgTTCAGTGTAGTAACTCAAACTGGATCACAGAAGCTCCAGCTTCTTTGATGACCTTTTGATAAATTTACTGTCACCTTGGGATTGAACTGGCCAGAAGAACTCACTACAAAACATTTATCATCCAACTGAGACATTGGCTCTGTTCCAGTTAGCTTACTACATACTACAATGCATCCTAGTTTTTAACACTATTTAGGGATTGACTGATGCATGAAATATGAAGAGAGAGCAAAAACACTCATGTCTTtgttaagtattattattaccagTACGTTGACTTCTTTTACGTAACTCCTTAATGtccacctttcttttttttctttgtccgcCACCCTGACTAAGCACATCATCAAATTAGGCTTGCAACATACACACAGTAATGTTTAGGGTTGCCACCAGTTCCATATAACTGCCTATAAAATTGTTTCTCATTTAATAACAAAAATGCACTGATATACTACACACTGCAACATAGAAAAGTAACTAGCATTGGTTTGAGTAACTGATCGATAGCCGAGCCACCTGGAGTAGTAGTTCCATCTTGATAAAAGCTGCTTATCATTAAACATGCTGCCTATTGTCACAAAATTTCATTATGAAtgaatcaatagaaatgctgtaaaatgacttggaatacaatgaaatctttttccattgacttcatTTGAAAGTTAAGCAGGTCTTTTCCGTCTCCTGTAGAGTTGTCATTTCAGAGATTCATGGcgtttttgtgacacagatgatATGTATATCAAAAAGCCAACGAGTGACAAATCCGTTTTTGCTGCATGTTCGCATGCATGGCTTGGATTCTCGTCAGGGCCTATTCCTGTAAAACTTAGGCAGACCTGAAAAACTTTGCTTTGTAAAAGCAAAGCCTATAAAGactgtaatgtaattaattgtGTCTGTAAGTAACAGTTGTGCAGGGGGAAACCGCATGTGTGTGAAAAGGGGATGTGGCTTGGCAGGACTATACTGCctaaagagaaagaagaagtgAGCAAGATGCAAGCGGATATTTGCAAGGGCTCCAAAAGAGCAGACATTAAGGGGTACTTACAGTGTGTTGATTACTTCATTCTAGACTTTTTTTGCTTCCCCTAAGAAGGAACATTTTGACatataatgtttaataattttGGTATATAATAGTAAATGACAGCTTTCCCTGTGAACTGTTTCCTGTGTACAAAATCATTAATCCTGATGGATATAATTAATAGCATATCAAAAAGACTTTATtgtaagttgcactcattgctgacacagcttcaCTAgcgcctgtagagaagtgttggcaatagaataggactcttgggagcagatgaacatgaacttattggcaccatgcctaatgccagatgggctagaggggtataaagccctccagcattgagctgtggagcagtggatctgtggtGGTACTATATGTTTTGTGGATGATATCATACAACATCCAAcaacatgacctcactaacgctcttgtcgctgaatgcaatcttcATGAATGCAATGCTCCAAACTCCAGTAAAAGGACTTCtatcctggacagtagagacagttactccaacaaaagcaggaggaactctttttaatacccttgattttggaagaaattaatgggaatgtgtcccaatacgttcATCAATCCAGTGTAAGAATCCAACAATCCTACAGGTAGCTCAGtagccacagttgatgtcaaaccATCAACCATCTACATTTGATAGTAAGTGTGCAATGGGCTTTCAGTAAAGCATGATCAGGCAGCTAAACCTTGGGTGTTTGTAGGATGGCAGTGGACGGCCCATTTGGTACAGCGAGTGAGGATGTCTTCCGTTACGAGGTTGTCATGCTGGTGGGTGCTGGCATTGGCGTCACACCTTTTGCATCCATTCTGAAGTCTGTGTGGTACAAGCATGTCCAGCAGAACACCAATGTGTTTACGAAAAAggtgagattttttttcttaacttGAAAACTTCTGTTTCAGGACTGTTTATAATATGTTCACCATAACCAGTCCTCACCTTTTCCTATTGGGATAATCACTAAGAGCATCTCATAGACTATATTTGCTCTCGTGAAGTTTGTTAGAAGACCCCTTTGAGGCGAGAggaccaaattattattataattataaattattgtgatttaatgttgttgttttttttttaacaaatctGAAAAGTTCAAAGCTTCAAATGTTCAAAGCTGTTtattcaataaatcaataagtaaataaataaaacttttgaAACCTAGACATTGAATAAGGCTGCATTATCTGTATGAGGGTATGTGCCTGCTGTCAGCTATGAAATTGTGCTGAACCTAATCGTCACACTTCAAAATCTTATTCACTGCTGCGCCAAAACTTATCCAACCCATGACAGGCTTAAATTTGGTGTGTTAAATCAGGGAAGTGTTTTCTTCATACATGAAAATGTAAGAGTGCTTTTGGAAGATGTACATATGAGCACAACTATGAAGAAGCCTGAACGCTGTATGATTTACCATTCTGACCTTCTCCTGGCAGATTTATTTCTATTGGCTCTGCCCAGAGACACAGGCTTTCGAGTGGTTTGCGGATCTGCTGCAGTCTCTGGAGCGCCAGATGAATGAGAAGAGCATGACCGACTTCCTCAGTTACAACATTTATTTGACTCGCTGGAAGGACACAGAGGTCAGACATCCACCCACAGAAATATAACGAGgtcacacagtgtcactgatgcgAAGCACCATAATCTATTAGCCAAAGCCTTGGAAAAGCAATACCTCAGTCAGTCACAGGGCAGAACTGTTTTTGAAATTTATTTTCAACAAGGAAAACCTGATCAGtttgaccccatttacacctggtaacttcatgtgactagtatctgaaTCGTATTCTGATACGATTTTAACCACATGCATTTATATGCTATCAAATGTCTCTGGTCAGACTGTCAGTCTCTGGTCAGTTACGCTGGTATAACGTggctcagaccacctcctgtagaggtttgagtgatcggatttgtatctggtttgaaTGTGTATTGGGtgcatttacacttgcatttttacgTGGCTTGGCCTTATTCCGATTTAATCCTGACATTaaagacgcatgaagtgaccaggtgtaaatgggatCTTTGTTTGGATGTCTCTAGAACTGCATTGGAGATGGAATTTTAAGACAAAGTATTTCCTACAAAGCTAAAAGGATGGATATTAAAAACCCTGACTGAGTCGATAGTATGGTAGGTTAGATAAACTAAACTTAAATATGTAGCAATCAAGTCAGAAATCAAAAGTAACTGAGGTATAATACTTGTAACAGCTTGTGGTCTAATGGAACTACAATGGGCTAAAACAGGACTGGGATAATCTATTAAATGTAATCCAGAACCACTGGAAATATTCTAGTGTTGAGGTACTGGAGTCCAGTCCAATTTCAACAGCAAATGAATGATCTTGGTTTGGTAGTGGGCTTGAGTTTATTTCAGTCAGTCTTATCTAGGTCTCAAATCAAGAAGGTCTCTGAAATGTTCTCAAGACCAGCTGAATGCTATATTTTACTGTTATTGACATCTTATTAGATCATGTTCAATGATGAACACTGAGAAAAAAAGTTAACCAAAACTTAACTAAGTTAACTAACCAATAACATCTACATGTCCAAAATAAATCTACATTCTGATTGGCTATCCAGGTCTAAACTTTGGGTCTTAGTTTTGTCTCTAGTGGCCATGATGACAATATACTACAGATGGTATATAAACAACAATGTCCTGAATGATTGTCCTTTCATTCCTTGCAGGCTGCCCACTTCAGAGTTCACCATGAAGCAGAGAATGACCCCATCACTGGCTTGAAGCAGAAGACTCTGTATGGCAAGCCTAACTGGGACAACGAGTTTAACGCTATTGCTACCAGTCACCCAGGGTATGTATGCGCTAATGCACACAAGTTGCTGACAAATCATGATAGTGTTAAATGCATTACTATATGGTTTAAAAAATCAGTCAGATTCACTTAGCAAGTCTGCGATGACATTATCCTTCAACCAATACTAATGTGGTCTATTGGGTTTAACCCACCGTATCCACAGATCTGTATGTGCTGTTTTTGTGCACTTAAAGACAGCCCTAATTTCCCTCTTCCTCAGGTGTAAAGTGGGCGTGTTTCTTTGTGGACCTACACCTCTGGCCAAAGCCTTGGAAAAGCAATGCCTCAACCAGTCACAGGGCAGAGCTGAATTTATATTCAACAAGGAAAACTTTTGATCATGTCGTTTGGCTGGATCCAGCACTGCATGGCGATACAGTGCAATTTTAAGgcacactgtgtttaaaaagaaaaaaaagcatgcttTCAGTAGATTTTCTACAAAGCTAAAGGATGGATATCAAAAACTCATGAAACGCATCAGTGTAAGcttgtatgtatgcatgtgtgtaaaaTATCTAAATGCTAGTGTAAACTAAAATGCAACTAAAATCTCTTTGGTTTTAGAGTGCAATAATCTACTTGTCACATGATTttgttgttttagttttttttttttgttgttgtttctacAATCTAAGTAATCAGACTACATCTTAGTACAGAGTGGGCAGTTGCGTTTGTCCGATAATGTCTAAACTATTTGATTATAGGAACAACTCCAGAACAAcgccagtttgcattgctttgcatgtagttaccgaTTAATAATTAGGGTGTAATAAAGTCATGTATAGTCACAGAGCAAGAgctatttgtattattataaaaaaatatttgtattaatataaaaagaaGACTTTCGAAGATATATGAAATTCCATGTTAATTTTCACAAGCTGTCATGTTCCCCACGATGCATGGCTATTTCAGGACTTTGCCTTTCTTTTCGCCTCAATTGTGaaattgcagagttttcagGTTGCAGAAGTGTCTGTGGAAATAGCTGACCAGTTATTCACCACAGCACTCAGAGGCTTTCAAAAAACTTCCTCTTTCACAGTTAGTAACGAAAttaaaaatgtcagaaaacaaATCTGTTATCATTGAATGATTTAGTtccaaaatgcattaaaaaccaTTCTGTATATTTATGTACAGTTTTTagacaacattttgtttttaGAAGTGGGCTTTACACACACAAGAAATTTCCAATGCAATATATTAATTCATTCTCAATTACCTGTTATTACTGGAGAAAGTAAATGAGTTTTTTAATTGCCATGAAACTGGGTTTTATTACAATTTACATGCAATGGCATAATGCgttttgtaataaaatgtaattttggaCAAACATCGCAAAGCTAAACTGGTAAATTACAcaaatttgtttttattcttaaGCTGTTCATAAATAGAtatagagcaaaaaaaaaacaaagacacacTCAAGGGACaattttcattcatttgttgTTACAATTGCCTTGTTCCTGGTTGTTTACATGTTGTACAGTATAGCATATTCTGAAAGATCTGTCGCATGTACACACCTTTATGGATGGGGTTGGATCTTAAATGTTTTTCACACTTAATACTGAAATCAATTCAAATAAAAGAATTGCAATATTTGTGTTTCTAAAAAACATTCATCTATTAAATCTGTGATCACCAACTGCTCGAAACTTTCGAAAATCTACCTTTCCTCAGACATCAGTTCAAACCTTTGGTTTGGTGGATCTGCTGAATGTGGTGTATTGGATTTATGATGGAGAACAAGCTGACAGAAAGGTAGCTCTTCAGAGGAAAGTTTGGTGACCACTGTCCTGTTCTTTCATGACTTTCAGAATGCTGTATAAAGTTTATAGTACAattgcagttaaaaaaaaaatcaatactttGCTGCTGAAAATCAGATGTATTTCTTTGTATATTTTTCATTGTGTGAATACATTCTCAGTGATCGCATTATGAATGCTGCATTAGCAAGGTCGCAATGAGATTAACTAAGCAAGCAAATGTTCTCATTCAATTAAAACAAACTCAGATTCAAACTGAATGAACAAATCACTTAATTAAATACTATACTGTACATATTTGCAGTCTTTCTGCACAAACCCAAAGAAGTCAAAAATGAGGAATGGCGACTACTGGTAACTTTAACATCAAGGACAAGCagttataatacaatataaagtTTACACCGTGGGCACAAGAGGACTCAGTCATTAAAGGACATGCCACTCCAAAGCTAAATAGCAAAGGGCTTTGGAACAGACATTATGCACAGGTTGGTTCAGTATGCTGAAATAAGGTGGTGGCACCCTCTAGTGTCTGAGTGTGTATATTGGTCTCACGGTTTGATGTTGGCCCTGGTTCCTTGTTCAGAGAGTGACGGC of the Salminus brasiliensis chromosome 25, fSalBra1.hap2, whole genome shotgun sequence genome contains:
- the cybb gene encoding cytochrome b-245 heavy chain, which produces MGNFAANEGLSVFVILVWLGINAFLFVHFYMAFLVDRFYYTRVILGHALSWARAPAACLNFNCMLILLPVCRNLLSFLRGSIQCCSRTAARQLDRNITFHKLVAYMIAFHTAVHIIAHLFNFERFMDAQLEANSSSLPHVLSLIGNRNNESFLNPIRSNETNPTIVMFTTVAGLTGVVITLALILIITSSMEVIRRSYFEVFWFTHHLFIVFFIGLVLHGIGRIVRGQSFKSLEQHNPEICHSQFKEWGKDSTCPEPEFAGNPPMTWKWVVGPMFLYLCERLVRFYRSQQKVVITKVVMHPSKTLELQMKKKGFKMEVGQYISMQCPSISQLEWHPFTLTSAPEEDHFSVHIRIVGDWTQALYSACGGDKKGVQDAWELPKMAVDGPFGTASEDVFRYEVVMLVGAGIGVTPFASILKSVWYKHVQQNTNVFTKKIYFYWLCPETQAFEWFADLLQSLERQMNEKSMTDFLSYNIYLTRWKDTEAAHFRVHHEAENDPITGLKQKTLYGKPNWDNEFNAIATSHPGCKVGVFLCGPTPLAKALEKQCLNQSQGRAEFIFNKENF